The following DNA comes from Oreochromis niloticus isolate F11D_XX linkage group LG23, O_niloticus_UMD_NMBU, whole genome shotgun sequence.
AATGTTCCTCTTCATCATCCACAGAAAAAACGCTTGTATatcggcgttttctacagagaCGTAACTCTGCAGTGGGTGGAGGTCTGGGAGGCAGAGGAACATCACTGGGACACATAAAAAAGGCCACTTCGTCATCCAGGGATGAACGATCATTTTTAAAGTCTGGATGCATGACCTTGTCAGTGTCCTTTGACTGAAACCAGGCATCAGCAGGTGGAGGACTTGAAGACAGTGGAACATCCCAACTCATCAGCCTCATGCGTTTAGGCTTTAAATGTTCCTCTTCATCATCCACAGAAAAAACGCTTGTATatcggcgttttctacagagaCGTAACTCTGCAATGGGTGGAGGTCTCACAGGCAGAGGAACATCACTGGGACACATAAAAAAGGCCACTTCGTCATCCAGGGATGAACGATCATTTTTAAAGTCTGGATGCATGACCTTGTCAGTGTCCTTTGACTGAAACCAGGCATCAGCAGGTGGAGGACTTGGGACCTCACATGCAGGTGCGCTGATCGGTCTAAACATGTAAGAGGGAAATTCACTCTCCAGAGCACAGCGGTCTTCGTTGGATGAGTCTGGGTGCTTCTCCTTTGTCTGTGGAGGAAGCAGACTTTGAGCCAAAGGGATCTTGTGTTGCAGAGGAACATTCAAGTCATCTGACGTTTTGCTCTGTtacatattattattgttgttgttggattATTCTTTAAAAATTCACACAATTTAATGTTTAGAAACAGACACAGTGAAGGGTAACTTACCACAGCTCGAGCCATTTTAGGCGTCTGTCACGGCAAAGACGCAGGATTTGGTTTCTCTGTGTAACATTACAGGACAGTTGTCATACATTTTCAAGTCAGTTTGATAAATTACTATCAAACTTCTCAAACTGTATCATTAAAGCATTGTTTAGGTGGACAAATATGAaagaaatgaagataaaaacagTAACAGCTGGCAATCAAGGTAAAAGAAACCTTACGAAAAAGGTCTTAATCATTATTGTTTAAAAGTAAATCTTTCAGTCCTTACTTCAGGGACTTGTTTGAAGTTTCTGCTTGCTGTCAGTCGCAGATTTGTGTCAGATAGTTGCAGTTTGTGAATAAAGTTTGCAAGAGCTTCAATGTTGTGTCTGTTCAGTACCAGTGTAATGAGGAGACTGAGTGCAGGTTTGGAATCCTCAGTTACAGAAGAATGCAGCAATGTTTGaatttgttattgttattgttttaataacAACAACTACCAGGATCATGCCATAGCAACACAGTGATGCCCAATCAAATGTCAGATACAAGGGAtagcacacatacacatccaACAGGACAGTAAAGCAATGGGCATCAATGCCACAAGTCAGGCCTTAAAAATACCTCAGTTATATAACAGCACACTGACAGTGTCTCACAAAAATGATATTCATtgcaatttaattttaattagatagatagatctgTCCAGAGCAATATCCCAGCagtttaactgacttgatgctATACTCTGATCAGGaagtgtttattttgttttgtaaattaaataatctttcatttaaaaacaaaataatttttgagcagtgtatttaaaatgctaaaatatgtgtaattaaaaaaaattacattattatttAAGTTTTGCATTTTTGATTATGTTTTCTCCTTCAGTAGTGTTTTCATATGTCACTATGCTCTCACTCATGCTTGGTTATATTAATGTGTATTTCATCTGTGTATGGTAAAGTGCTTTGTTACGTCCTACAGAGCAGGAGCTCGTCTGGGGGCCtgtcttctcctgtttttttgcttatttgtttgtttgttttgttttgttttttcctataaGCTACAGTCTTGAATCAGTGGAAGCTCGAGAAGTGACAAAAAGCCCATCCTTCACCTCTGTCTCAGTCAGTGGAAGCTGGTAGAAATCGTGCTGGATGTTAGAGAGAATGGGAATCCCCCCAATGCAGTGCAATTTTTTGCTTATCCTCATAAAATGTCTTtggaaaatttaaagaaaaatcttcTAATTCTAAACATCTTTTTCCATGGCAGATATGTTGAATTATCAATCAACAGGTACAAATCATTTAAGGGAGATGCTGATTTTTTTGCAGACTAGGTCACTTCATGGAATTTAACTACACTCAAAAAGtgattttgaaaaatgtaaacaaaataaatttatgTTTCTAAGGTGaaggtaataaaataatatacgATCTGCATGAAATTCACCAACTTAGCACCTCTTCAATTTATTCTTGTTGAtatgacatgatacaatctaaCAAGAGTGGTTAATTgccttaacctcctaggacctgccgtccacatatgtggacatcacattttgcgttatttagaccaaaatactcaattttgctctacatgggcctgatatccacttacgaggacattatactgctactgttctatcaaatttttaaatgaatatcctcatttgtggctctcatttttcttaaaaacaaaaaaaaggtaaaaaaaaaaaaaaaaatctggaaattctttgtttttacattcatcgggccccaatatgcccaaatatccaagagaaattaaaaatgcatgtcgtggaagagtttgggtcttaggaggttaaaggcAGATCGACTCGCGATATCACAAAATCATGCGAGATTTTAAACCACAGGAGGCAGAAAAGCACACACGTGGTTTGCTTCACGCTCATATTGAAAAGGTAAGAGTGTCATGTGACCTCACTCTGCAATAggttgacccagcattttcagtttcttgtattttggtgtttttcctGTATTATGGTTTATTTTCTGAGTCTTTAGTTGTCCTGTTTTGAACATTTAATCCTAAGTTTCAGTGTTATTCTAGTTAAGAGTTTTGTTCTtaggtttagttcagtgtctagtctgtgcctgtcatgtttcctgttttactttgaaggtctgtgtctcatgtcagtgtgtccaGTGTTACTCTCCCCTGTGTTGTCATTATGTTTCATTCGAGTCAGCTGTGtcctcatgtgtctccacttctcctgatcacctcatgtgtgtatttaagtcctccgTCTCCCTTTGTTCATTGTTGCGTTGTCTGTACTACCTACCCCACATCCCGTCATAGTTTTCATTGTCAAGTCATAGTGAAAAGTCATACTCCAGTGAGTgtcctttattatttttcatcacCTCCCCTCAAAACAACCCAGCACAAACGTTCCTACCTCTTGACATTTACCTGATACTACACCCCCCCTACTAAATAGGATGTACTGCTGGGATATAACCAACAAAACAGATTAGACCCCACCTCTTAAAGTATACTATTGCCTTATGCTTTATCTGGTAAGTACTAAATAACAGCTTGCTTACTGTACTCCACTGGTTTCAAAACTCAAGACTTCTCAGAATGTCCAACAAATAAACTCTCATAGTATACAACTCTGAACACTAAGCATAAGTGCACATTTCTGAACTATTTGGTGCAGGTACAAACCCCATGTTTAAACAGTGCAACATTTTCACTTTATTACACATTGTCTCTATGAGGGATGGGGTAGGCTACCCAACCCTCTGCCTGAGTgtggggattattctgccccacTGCTCACTCAGTTCCTGCTGGAGGCCTCCTAGACCTGTGTGGGATTTGGCTCCCAGCTTCAGGATTCTGCTGGCTGGCCTCCTGTGCGATAGTGTCTGGAACTGATACAATCTGTGCAGCTGGAACAGAGTTCTCAGGTGAAGCCTCTGGTGGATCAATAGAAGTCTCTGGTGCCCCAGGTGTCCGTGTAAGACGGTAACGTTTCTTCTCAGTGTGCCCTTTGCTGTCTCGATGATGTAGGACCTCAGTCAGCCTGCCCTGGACACGACGGTCCCTCTAGTATCCATGTCTGAGACCCACACTTTGTCTCCAGGATTGAGCTGTAGCATGTCATGGTCTCTGTGTCTGCGGTTGtagttttgtctttgtgttttgtctgtACATTTGTTCTATAGCTTTGAGCTTATCTGTGTCCGTACCTTTTGGATTTAGCTGTGATGGGATGACAGGAATAGTTGTCCTTATCCTCCTGTCCATGAGAAGTTCAGTCCGGCTGTAGCCATTTGCCAATGAAGTGGCCcgttagggctgccacaaacgattattttgatagtcaacgagtcaccgattatttttgcgattagtcgactaatcagatcatgcatccattggacgtaaaacgtacagcttattgcaccagcatgcatctgctcttatataactatcattagcttacagctttaagtgtttaaggtatgtgctaactaaaaataaagacaagatggtagtttattaaattttaatgaaatttgcagattgtttcggtgaagtttaataaactccttgctatctaaaatataacgggacacTGGAGTATATATTCTTGAGCATCTCACACtcctgataatcagttgtctgcttgacgtttattcagctgtgtaaaaactataactttaatctcagccaaaccgatttactcaggaacaaataaaatactaaaaaaaaagccaaacaataacatttttaagttatctaagtgacttctatatgtttaacctgagtagcgaaagacggaggtgggtttgaaaacgatttgccgggagtccggtgttctcacgagccttgcccccggctagctatcgagctagtgggtaacagacgtctccgaaaacgtcggagcgcttttgaaaatatgtggtgtcttgataaactgagcagatacttgaggtttacacagttacattctcgcctgaaaatatgttaaacgtttattttgtgacccagaaagaataataagagtaatattaaaactaactagctgccgccattgttggaaactgagctgggctgcgctatgagTTCTGGGAcagagctacttcttcttcttcgggatttaacagcagctggcactcttgtacatgcagtgctgccatcttctgtttcagtccgttattacactcttaaatcctactacttattcctgcatcttttgtgatcttacaaagcttcaaacgacgcgtcgactattaaatcagtcgtcgacgattttgatagtcgacgtaatcgtgactagtcgactaatcgtggcagccctatgGCCCGTTATGCCATAAGGGTGAGACAGGGATCGCCCGACTTCTTAAGAAGACTTTTGATGGTCCTGACTGCCCTCTCGGCCTCCCCGTTGCTCTAAGAGGAATTGGGGACTGGATGTCTCATGGCTAAAGCCCATTCCAGTGCAAACCTTTTGAAGGAATCAGACGAAAACTGAGGTCCATTATCAGAGCGAACCCGCTCTGGTATGCCATGATGTGCAAAGATTGACTTACAGTGCTCGATCACTGCCTCTGATGTTGTAGATGTCAGTTTGGCAACTTCGAAGAATCTGGAAAAGTAATCCACAATGACCAGGTATTGTTTATTCTGGAACAGATCAGTTCCCACCATGGCCCATGGTCTTTGTGGGAACTCGGTAGGTAGCATGGTTTCTTTGTGTTTAGTCCGCTCACGACAGCAAGTGTCACAGTTCTCAATCATTTTTATCAGCTCACTGCTCAGGCCCAGCCACCAAACAGATTGTTTAGCCCTCTCTCTGCATTTTGTTATTCCTAGGTGTCCCTCATGTAGTTTAGACAGATTGTCTGCTCTGAGTGATGTGGGAAACACTATTCTGTTCCCATGAAGAAGCAAACCATTGTGGACTGTGAGGTCACCTGAAAATGGCAGATAAGGATGGAAAACCCTTTCAATGGAATACTTATCTGGCCATCCTTCCACACAGAACTTCTTCAGCTGGCTAAGAATGCTGTCGTTGTCCTGATGTGTCTGGATTTCTCTGAGTCGTGGCTCTGTGGCTGGCACACTTGCTATGATTGACTCCACATACAAGTTGATTTCTCCCTCCGGCAAACCCTCAGTTGTGTCACGTACAGGAGCTCTGGACAGTACATCTGCCGTTGCAATGTCTCTACCAGCAACATGAGATATGGTATAAGAGAACCTCATCAATCGCATGCGTAGACGTTGTATACGAGGTGGAAGCTCGTCCAGGCCCTTGGAGCCAAGCAAGGAGACTAGAGGTTTGTGGTCTGTTTCAATGTGGAATGTTTTCCCAATTAGGAACTCTGCAAACCTCTCACAGGCCCATGTTGAAGCAAGTGCTTCTTTCTCAATCTGAGCATATCGCTGCTCTGTCGCGCTGAGAGCTCTTGAAGCGTATGCTACTGGTTTCCACCCTAAAT
Coding sequences within:
- the LOC109196805 gene encoding uncharacterized protein LOC109196805; the encoded protein is MARAVTKEKHPDSSNEDRCALESEFPSYMFRPISAPACEVPSPPPADAWFQSKDTDKVMHPDFKNDRSSLDDEVAFFMCPSDVPLPVRPPPIAELRLCRKRRYTSVFSVDDEEEHLKPKRMRLMSWDVPLSSSPPPADAWFQSKDTDKVMHPDFKNDRSSLDDEVAFFMCPSDVPLPPRPPPTAELRLCRKRRYTSVFSVDDEEEHLKPKRMRLMSWDVPLSSSPPPADAWFQSKDTDKVMHPDFKNDCSSLDDEVAFFMCPSDVPLPVRPPPVAELRLCRKRTYSSVFPVNDEEEHLKPKRMRLMISDVSTVSKSSTC